Proteins encoded within one genomic window of Oryza brachyantha chromosome 7, ObraRS2, whole genome shotgun sequence:
- the LOC102719223 gene encoding SKP1-like protein 1, giving the protein MITLKCSDGELIEVRAASAMLSKILGEMVESGHADGVIPLTEIDSKTFKKVIKYCDKHADFAANNKSGTDEEKDWDKGFIDELDKNRNFLFCVIMAANFLCIRGLLEDGCQKVADTIKGKTPEEIREAFNIENDLTAEDLKEISLENEKVFG; this is encoded by the coding sequence atGATCACCCTCAAGTGCAGTGATGGCGAGCTGATCGAGGtgagggcggcgtcggcgatgcTGTCCAAAATCCTCGGGGAAATGGTCGAGTCCGGCCACGCCGATGGAGTCATCCCGCTCACGGAGATCGACTCCAAGACCTTCAAGAAGGTGATCAAGTACTGCGACAAGCACGCCGACTTCGCCGCCAACAACAAGTCCGGTACCGACGAGGAGAAAGACTGGGACAAGGGCTTCATCGACGAGCTGGACAAGAACAGGAACTTCCTCTTCTGCGTCATCATGGCCGCCAACTTCCTCTGCATCCGTGGACTCCTCGAAGACGGCTGCCAGAAGGTCGCCGACACGATCAAGGGCAAGACCCCCGAGGAGATCCGCGAGGCTTTCAACATCGAGAACGACCTCACCGCTGAGGACTTGAAGGAGATAAGCCTGGAGAACGAAAAGGTCTTCGGGTAG
- the LOC102719507 gene encoding non-specific lipid transfer protein-like 1, with the protein MSRAAAFVVVLAAVLALACGAASQSAGPAAGPSSDCGSSIAALTGCLGYIKPGSADAKPSKECCAGVKTALASPAAVACLCNALGQDFGIPVNYTRAAALPATCGGDSSALSKCNKKLPGASPTGAPVPSSSGSGSGSTPATGTPSSTKSAATRSPVSATLILATIAATLLSYYYL; encoded by the exons AtgtcgcgcgccgccgccttcgtcgtcgtgctcgccgccgtgctcgcgctggcgtgcggcgcggcgtcgcAGTCGGCCggcccggcggcggggccgtcGTCGGACTGCGGCTCGTCGATCGCGGCGCTGACCGGATGCCTGGGCTACATCAAGCCGGGCAGCGCGGACGCGAAGCCGAGCAAGGAGTGCTGCGCCGGCGTGAAGACCGCGCTGGCCagcccggccgccgtcgcctgccTCTGCAACGCCCTCGGCCAGGACTTCGGCATCCCGGTCAACTacacccgcgccgccgccctccctgCCACCTGCGGCGGCGACTCCTCCGCCCTGAGCAAGTGCAACA AGAAACTTCCCGGCGCCTCTCCTACCGGAG CACCTGTACCATCTTCTTCTGGGTCTGGGTCAGGATCAACACCAGCGACCGGCACTCCATCTTCAACAAAGTCCGCGGCGACCCGATCTCCAGTCTCAGCAACGCTCATTCTAGCCACGATTGCTGCAACCCTGCTTTCTTACTATTACCTTTGA
- the LOC102719787 gene encoding transcription factor PCL1-like: MGEEALEEYDIDMLGGGSGGQERVMQWEAGLPGADKLSPLSQPLVPVGLAAAFRIPLEPRRTLLDVNRASAATVSWLRRASSSSSLFLAFVSKGAGVETESESGATAGGAGGGGGGGGAVSEGGSKRARLVWTPQLHKRFMDVVAHAHLGTKNAEPEGKKMKASSNI, translated from the exons atgggggaggaggcgctgGAGGAGTATGACATAGACATGCTGGGCGGCGGAAGCGGGGGGCAGGAGCGGGTGATGCAGTGGGAGGCGGGGCTCCCGGGCGCCGACAAGCTGAGCCCGCTGTCGCAGCCGCTGGTGCCGGTGGGGTTGGCGGCAGCGTTCCGTATCCCGCTGGAGCCGAGGCGCACACTGCTGGACGTGAATAGGGCGTCGGCGGCCACCGTCTCCTGGCTGCGGCGCGCGTCATCGTCGTCGAGCTTGTTCCTGGCGTTCGTGTCGAAGGGAGCTGGCGTGGAGACGGAGTCGGAGTCGGGCGCCACCGCGGggggagcgggcggcggcggcggaggaggaggggcggtGTCGGAGGGGGGCAGCAAGCGGGCGCGGCTAGTGTGGACGCCGCAGCTGCACAAGAGGTTCATGGACGTGGTGGCGCACGCGCACCTGGGGACGAAGAACGCGGAGCCGGAGGGAAAGAAAATGAAGGCGTC atcaaacatctga
- the LOC102720067 gene encoding 50S ribosomal protein L7/L12, which produces MTLLSSKFAPLIPRLRRLSTAAATAAGEDPKLSRIADELLDLSPAELDDYAALLRLKLRLSLTSSAASGAAPGAAGDGAPGSAGAEEAAAAVKTAFDVKIEKYEAAAKIKIIKEVRAVTDLGLKEAKELVEKAPVVVRSGLPKEEAEALAAKLKTAGAAVALE; this is translated from the coding sequence ATGACACTCTTGTCGTCCAAATTCGCGCCGCTGATCCCccggctccgccgcctctccaccgcggcggcgacggccgccggAGAGGACCCGAAGCTGTCGCGCATAGCGGACGAGCTCCTGGACCTCTCCCCTGCCGAGCTCGACGACTACGCGGCGCTCCTGCGGCTCAAGCTCCGCCTCTCGCTCACTTCCAGCGCCGCGTCGGGGGCGGCCCCGGGGGCGGCGGGAGACGGCGCCCCCGGCTCCgcgggcgcggaggaggccgcggcggcggtgaagacgGCGTTCGACGTCAAGATCGAGAAgtacgaggcggcggcgaagataAAGATCATCAAGGAGGTGCGCGCGGTGACGGACCTGGGTCTGAAGGAGGCGAAGGAGCTCGTGGAGAAGGCACCGGTCGTGGTGCGCTCCGGGCTTCCcaaggaggaggccgaggcgcTCGCGGCCAAGCTCAagaccgccggcgccgccgtcgcgctcgaGTGA
- the LOC102719029 gene encoding uncharacterized protein LOC102719029 isoform X1: MFIFNCLAILIMISVNFFAVTMSTYPVLDNRSIDQWKVTELKDELRRRELPIKGLKDELVKRLAEALQGEVIDGGNETVSGTPPVEEQKEDKTLVSTDASNYQASTERNVDEGPSGVAEQNEDLVPVTEVSNDSAIAPTDDNQEGVVATAEVSAGTLVAVTEVSEAPVIDVAETDEISLDDAQATKGDDLESVPSDSNVMKEAYSHADVNCEVIAEKAPDNGNSKKMTVNDIPSDDTGTDNKLDESSAKGEPCSDIGCDIPEQEVKPSPPDGISSHADAVADAQEQNAESLILKKKISDNNLMYENDQKDSEQTSSNCKPIQSGPKDQVSEVKQDLESQSEYMLISHNTLSVSEKNYIEGCLNSDNSDSELESKQDIVKPSPINPSISDNVQILDDDKDLPLINVPLQDTDMNLDNKERSPDNVYPEKLNLDRSSDDDSMDDALMETKHGNSNAKCDYLEGNTDVTFERVVEEVILPDTVTEGSYVPKNEVISEEKPLVPTEKRKAEGQEAVANNEPIKRQRLQNVDNVKLEQPTSKLSDSDALKHVHQPARRRSFGRSDSTAHGDSPKERIVPPPQKPATTSLRIDRFVRPFTLKAVQDLLGKTGSVCSFWMDHIKTHCYITYSSVEEALATRNAVYNLQWPPNNGSYLVAEFVDPLEVKAKLEPPPPSPAPISPSTATTPKAAPSQQSKANQTMPLHAAVTSRGLLPTPQGHYNTKGSTFPTLAKPPSTSDNGPVTKMLPPPPKNLEPPVVTLDDLFRKTEASPRIYYMPLSEEAVSAKLAARGKGKKEV, from the exons ATGTtcatatttaattgtttagccATTTTGATTATGATAAGTGTGAACTTTTTTGCAGTCACAATGTCAACGTATCCTGTGCTGGACAACCGGTCAATTGATCAGTGGAAGGTCACTGAATTGAAGGATGAGCTCCGTAGGAGGGAGCTGCCTATCAAAGGCTTGAAGGATGAGCTTGTGAAGAGGCTTGCTGAGGCCCTTCAGGGGGAGGTTATTGATGGAGGGAATGAAACAGTCAGTGGAACCCCCCCTGTGGAGGAGCAAAAAGAAGACAAGACTCTTGTTTCAACTGATGCATCCAATTACCAGGCTTCAACAGAACGAAATGTTGATGAAGGTCCTTCTGGTGTTGCTGAACAGAATGAAGACCTTGTCCCTGTTACAGAAGTAAGTAATGATAGTGCAATTGCTCCTACAGATGATAATCAGGAAGGAGTTGTTGCTACTGCAGAAGTTAGTGCGGGGACTCTGGTTGCTGTTACAGAGGTCAGTGAGGCTCCTGTTATTGATGTGGCAGAAACTGATGAAATTTCTCTAGATGATGCACAAGCAACTAAAGGAGATGATCTAGAATCAGTTCCAAGTGACAGTAATGTGATGAAAGAAGCATATTCACATGCTGATGTTAATTGTGAGGTTATTGCAGAGAAGGCTCCAGACAATGGCAACAGCAAGAAAATGACTGTCAATGACATACCATCTGATGATACAGGTACTGATAACAAGTTGGATGAGTCATCTGCTAAAGGTGAACCATGTAGCGATATAGGCTGTGATATTCCAGAGCAGGAAGTAAAACCATCACCTCCAGATGGTATTTCATCACATGCTGATGCTGTTGCAGATGCACAGGAACAGAATGCAGAGAGCCTgattcttaagaaaaaaatcagtgaTAATAATTTGATGTATGAGAATGACCAAAAGGATTCTGAGCAAACAAGCAGTAACTGCAAGCCCATACAGTCTGGCCCAAAGGACCAGGTATCTGAAGTCAAGCAAGATCTAGAGTCTCAAAGTGAGTATATGTTAATTTCTCACAATACTCTATCAGTTagtgaaaaaaactatatagaaGGTTGCCTGAATTCTGACAATTCTGATTCAGAACTAGAGTCTAAGCAGGATATAGTCAAGCCATCACCCATCAATCCTTCCATAAGTGATAATGTTCAGATATTAGATGATGACAAAGATCTTCCTCTGATCAATGTGCCTTTGCAAGATACTGATATGAACTTGGACAACAAAGAACGCAGTCCTGATAATGTTTATCCTGAAAAACTGAATTTGGACAGGAGTTCAGACGATGATTCAATGGATGACGCTCTGATGGAAACTAAGCATGGGAATTCTAATGCAAAATGCGATTATCTCGAAGGAAACACTGATGTAACCTTTGAGCGTGTTGTAGAAGAGGTTATCCTTCCTGATACTGTCACTGAGGGTTCATACGTaccaaaaaatgaagttataaGTGAAGAGAAGCCATTAGTGCCAACTGAAAAGAGGAAAGCCGAAG GTCAAGAAGCTGTTGCAAATAATGAGCCAATCAAACGTCAGCGCCTACAGAATGTGGATAATGTCAAACTTGAGCAACCAACTTCCAAACTAAGTGACTCTGATGCTTTAAAGCATGTACATCAGCCTGCTCGAAGACGTTCTTTTGGCAGGTCTGATTCAACCGCACATGGAGATTCTCCGAAGGAGAGGATAG TACCACCGCCCCAGAAACCTGCAACAACTTCCTTGAGAATTGATCGGTTTGTCCGCCCATTTACTTTAAAAGCTGTTCAAGACCTTCTTGGTAAAACTGGATCTGTCTGTAGCTTTTGGATGGACCACATCAAGACCCATTGCTATATCACA TACTCGTCGGTGGAGGAAGCTCTGGCTACAAGGAATGCTGTTTACAACCTCCAATGGCCTCCAAACAATGGCAGTTACTTAGTGGCCGAATTTGTTGATCCACTTGAGGTGAAGGCCAAACTTGAACCCCCTCCCCCATCTCCAGCACCTATCAGCCCTAGCACAGCCACAACACCAAAGGCAGCACCTTCCCAACAATCCAAGGCCAACCAAACCATGCCTCTCCATGCTGCTGTTACCTCAAGGGGCCTGTTACCCACTCCTCAAGGGCATTACAACACCAAAGGCAGCACCTTCCCAACACTTGCTAAGCCGCCTTCTACCTCCGACAATGGACCTGTGACGAAGATGCTTCCGCCCCCTCCAAAGAACCTGGAACCACCTGTGGTGACTCTTGATGATCTCTTCAGGAAGACAGAGGCCTCTCCAAGGATCTACTACATGCCGTTATCGGAAGAGGCGGTGTCTGCCAAGCTTGCAGCACGCGGCAAAGGGAAGAAGGAAGTGTAG
- the LOC102719029 gene encoding uncharacterized protein LOC102719029 isoform X3 — translation MFIFNCLAILIMISVNFFAVTMSTYPVLDNRSIDQWKVTELKDELRRRELPIKGLKDELVKRLAEALQGEVIDGGNETVSGTPPVEEQKEDKTLVSTDASNYQASTERNVDEGPSGVAEQNEDLVPVTEVSNDSAIAPTDDNQEGVVATAEVSAGTLVAVTEVSEAPVIDVAETDEISLDDAQATKGDDLESVPSDSNVMKEAYSHADVNCEVIAEKAPDNGNSKKMTVNDIPSDDTGTDNKLDESSAKGEPCSDIGCDIPEQEVKPSPPDGISSHADAVADAQEQNAESLILKKKISDNNLMYENDQKDSEQTSSNCKPIQSGPKDQVSEVKQDLESQKLESKQDIVKPSPINPSISDNVQILDDDKDLPLINVPLQDTDMNLDNKERSPDNVYPEKLNLDRSSDDDSMDDALMETKHGNSNAKCDYLEGNTDVTFERVVEEVILPDTVTEGSYVPKNEVISEEKPLVPTEKRKAEGQEAVANNEPIKRQRLQNVDNVKLEQPTSKLSDSDALKHVHQPARRRSFGRSDSTAHGDSPKERIVPPPQKPATTSLRIDRFVRPFTLKAVQDLLGKTGSVCSFWMDHIKTHCYITYSSVEEALATRNAVYNLQWPPNNGSYLVAEFVDPLEVKAKLEPPPPSPAPISPSTATTPKAAPSQQSKANQTMPLHAAVTSRGLLPTPQGHYNTKGSTFPTLAKPPSTSDNGPVTKMLPPPPKNLEPPVVTLDDLFRKTEASPRIYYMPLSEEAVSAKLAARGKGKKEV, via the exons ATGTtcatatttaattgtttagccATTTTGATTATGATAAGTGTGAACTTTTTTGCAGTCACAATGTCAACGTATCCTGTGCTGGACAACCGGTCAATTGATCAGTGGAAGGTCACTGAATTGAAGGATGAGCTCCGTAGGAGGGAGCTGCCTATCAAAGGCTTGAAGGATGAGCTTGTGAAGAGGCTTGCTGAGGCCCTTCAGGGGGAGGTTATTGATGGAGGGAATGAAACAGTCAGTGGAACCCCCCCTGTGGAGGAGCAAAAAGAAGACAAGACTCTTGTTTCAACTGATGCATCCAATTACCAGGCTTCAACAGAACGAAATGTTGATGAAGGTCCTTCTGGTGTTGCTGAACAGAATGAAGACCTTGTCCCTGTTACAGAAGTAAGTAATGATAGTGCAATTGCTCCTACAGATGATAATCAGGAAGGAGTTGTTGCTACTGCAGAAGTTAGTGCGGGGACTCTGGTTGCTGTTACAGAGGTCAGTGAGGCTCCTGTTATTGATGTGGCAGAAACTGATGAAATTTCTCTAGATGATGCACAAGCAACTAAAGGAGATGATCTAGAATCAGTTCCAAGTGACAGTAATGTGATGAAAGAAGCATATTCACATGCTGATGTTAATTGTGAGGTTATTGCAGAGAAGGCTCCAGACAATGGCAACAGCAAGAAAATGACTGTCAATGACATACCATCTGATGATACAGGTACTGATAACAAGTTGGATGAGTCATCTGCTAAAGGTGAACCATGTAGCGATATAGGCTGTGATATTCCAGAGCAGGAAGTAAAACCATCACCTCCAGATGGTATTTCATCACATGCTGATGCTGTTGCAGATGCACAGGAACAGAATGCAGAGAGCCTgattcttaagaaaaaaatcagtgaTAATAATTTGATGTATGAGAATGACCAAAAGGATTCTGAGCAAACAAGCAGTAACTGCAAGCCCATACAGTCTGGCCCAAAGGACCAGGTATCTGAAGTCAAGCAAGATCTAGAGTCTCAAA AACTAGAGTCTAAGCAGGATATAGTCAAGCCATCACCCATCAATCCTTCCATAAGTGATAATGTTCAGATATTAGATGATGACAAAGATCTTCCTCTGATCAATGTGCCTTTGCAAGATACTGATATGAACTTGGACAACAAAGAACGCAGTCCTGATAATGTTTATCCTGAAAAACTGAATTTGGACAGGAGTTCAGACGATGATTCAATGGATGACGCTCTGATGGAAACTAAGCATGGGAATTCTAATGCAAAATGCGATTATCTCGAAGGAAACACTGATGTAACCTTTGAGCGTGTTGTAGAAGAGGTTATCCTTCCTGATACTGTCACTGAGGGTTCATACGTaccaaaaaatgaagttataaGTGAAGAGAAGCCATTAGTGCCAACTGAAAAGAGGAAAGCCGAAG GTCAAGAAGCTGTTGCAAATAATGAGCCAATCAAACGTCAGCGCCTACAGAATGTGGATAATGTCAAACTTGAGCAACCAACTTCCAAACTAAGTGACTCTGATGCTTTAAAGCATGTACATCAGCCTGCTCGAAGACGTTCTTTTGGCAGGTCTGATTCAACCGCACATGGAGATTCTCCGAAGGAGAGGATAG TACCACCGCCCCAGAAACCTGCAACAACTTCCTTGAGAATTGATCGGTTTGTCCGCCCATTTACTTTAAAAGCTGTTCAAGACCTTCTTGGTAAAACTGGATCTGTCTGTAGCTTTTGGATGGACCACATCAAGACCCATTGCTATATCACA TACTCGTCGGTGGAGGAAGCTCTGGCTACAAGGAATGCTGTTTACAACCTCCAATGGCCTCCAAACAATGGCAGTTACTTAGTGGCCGAATTTGTTGATCCACTTGAGGTGAAGGCCAAACTTGAACCCCCTCCCCCATCTCCAGCACCTATCAGCCCTAGCACAGCCACAACACCAAAGGCAGCACCTTCCCAACAATCCAAGGCCAACCAAACCATGCCTCTCCATGCTGCTGTTACCTCAAGGGGCCTGTTACCCACTCCTCAAGGGCATTACAACACCAAAGGCAGCACCTTCCCAACACTTGCTAAGCCGCCTTCTACCTCCGACAATGGACCTGTGACGAAGATGCTTCCGCCCCCTCCAAAGAACCTGGAACCACCTGTGGTGACTCTTGATGATCTCTTCAGGAAGACAGAGGCCTCTCCAAGGATCTACTACATGCCGTTATCGGAAGAGGCGGTGTCTGCCAAGCTTGCAGCACGCGGCAAAGGGAAGAAGGAAGTGTAG
- the LOC102719029 gene encoding uncharacterized protein LOC102719029 isoform X2, protein MSTYPVLDNRSIDQWKVTELKDELRRRELPIKGLKDELVKRLAEALQGEVIDGGNETVSGTPPVEEQKEDKTLVSTDASNYQASTERNVDEGPSGVAEQNEDLVPVTEVSNDSAIAPTDDNQEGVVATAEVSAGTLVAVTEVSEAPVIDVAETDEISLDDAQATKGDDLESVPSDSNVMKEAYSHADVNCEVIAEKAPDNGNSKKMTVNDIPSDDTGTDNKLDESSAKGEPCSDIGCDIPEQEVKPSPPDGISSHADAVADAQEQNAESLILKKKISDNNLMYENDQKDSEQTSSNCKPIQSGPKDQVSEVKQDLESQSEYMLISHNTLSVSEKNYIEGCLNSDNSDSELESKQDIVKPSPINPSISDNVQILDDDKDLPLINVPLQDTDMNLDNKERSPDNVYPEKLNLDRSSDDDSMDDALMETKHGNSNAKCDYLEGNTDVTFERVVEEVILPDTVTEGSYVPKNEVISEEKPLVPTEKRKAEGQEAVANNEPIKRQRLQNVDNVKLEQPTSKLSDSDALKHVHQPARRRSFGRSDSTAHGDSPKERIVPPPQKPATTSLRIDRFVRPFTLKAVQDLLGKTGSVCSFWMDHIKTHCYITYSSVEEALATRNAVYNLQWPPNNGSYLVAEFVDPLEVKAKLEPPPPSPAPISPSTATTPKAAPSQQSKANQTMPLHAAVTSRGLLPTPQGHYNTKGSTFPTLAKPPSTSDNGPVTKMLPPPPKNLEPPVVTLDDLFRKTEASPRIYYMPLSEEAVSAKLAARGKGKKEV, encoded by the exons ATGTCAACGTATCCTGTGCTGGACAACCGGTCAATTGATCAGTGGAAGGTCACTGAATTGAAGGATGAGCTCCGTAGGAGGGAGCTGCCTATCAAAGGCTTGAAGGATGAGCTTGTGAAGAGGCTTGCTGAGGCCCTTCAGGGGGAGGTTATTGATGGAGGGAATGAAACAGTCAGTGGAACCCCCCCTGTGGAGGAGCAAAAAGAAGACAAGACTCTTGTTTCAACTGATGCATCCAATTACCAGGCTTCAACAGAACGAAATGTTGATGAAGGTCCTTCTGGTGTTGCTGAACAGAATGAAGACCTTGTCCCTGTTACAGAAGTAAGTAATGATAGTGCAATTGCTCCTACAGATGATAATCAGGAAGGAGTTGTTGCTACTGCAGAAGTTAGTGCGGGGACTCTGGTTGCTGTTACAGAGGTCAGTGAGGCTCCTGTTATTGATGTGGCAGAAACTGATGAAATTTCTCTAGATGATGCACAAGCAACTAAAGGAGATGATCTAGAATCAGTTCCAAGTGACAGTAATGTGATGAAAGAAGCATATTCACATGCTGATGTTAATTGTGAGGTTATTGCAGAGAAGGCTCCAGACAATGGCAACAGCAAGAAAATGACTGTCAATGACATACCATCTGATGATACAGGTACTGATAACAAGTTGGATGAGTCATCTGCTAAAGGTGAACCATGTAGCGATATAGGCTGTGATATTCCAGAGCAGGAAGTAAAACCATCACCTCCAGATGGTATTTCATCACATGCTGATGCTGTTGCAGATGCACAGGAACAGAATGCAGAGAGCCTgattcttaagaaaaaaatcagtgaTAATAATTTGATGTATGAGAATGACCAAAAGGATTCTGAGCAAACAAGCAGTAACTGCAAGCCCATACAGTCTGGCCCAAAGGACCAGGTATCTGAAGTCAAGCAAGATCTAGAGTCTCAAAGTGAGTATATGTTAATTTCTCACAATACTCTATCAGTTagtgaaaaaaactatatagaaGGTTGCCTGAATTCTGACAATTCTGATTCAGAACTAGAGTCTAAGCAGGATATAGTCAAGCCATCACCCATCAATCCTTCCATAAGTGATAATGTTCAGATATTAGATGATGACAAAGATCTTCCTCTGATCAATGTGCCTTTGCAAGATACTGATATGAACTTGGACAACAAAGAACGCAGTCCTGATAATGTTTATCCTGAAAAACTGAATTTGGACAGGAGTTCAGACGATGATTCAATGGATGACGCTCTGATGGAAACTAAGCATGGGAATTCTAATGCAAAATGCGATTATCTCGAAGGAAACACTGATGTAACCTTTGAGCGTGTTGTAGAAGAGGTTATCCTTCCTGATACTGTCACTGAGGGTTCATACGTaccaaaaaatgaagttataaGTGAAGAGAAGCCATTAGTGCCAACTGAAAAGAGGAAAGCCGAAG GTCAAGAAGCTGTTGCAAATAATGAGCCAATCAAACGTCAGCGCCTACAGAATGTGGATAATGTCAAACTTGAGCAACCAACTTCCAAACTAAGTGACTCTGATGCTTTAAAGCATGTACATCAGCCTGCTCGAAGACGTTCTTTTGGCAGGTCTGATTCAACCGCACATGGAGATTCTCCGAAGGAGAGGATAG TACCACCGCCCCAGAAACCTGCAACAACTTCCTTGAGAATTGATCGGTTTGTCCGCCCATTTACTTTAAAAGCTGTTCAAGACCTTCTTGGTAAAACTGGATCTGTCTGTAGCTTTTGGATGGACCACATCAAGACCCATTGCTATATCACA TACTCGTCGGTGGAGGAAGCTCTGGCTACAAGGAATGCTGTTTACAACCTCCAATGGCCTCCAAACAATGGCAGTTACTTAGTGGCCGAATTTGTTGATCCACTTGAGGTGAAGGCCAAACTTGAACCCCCTCCCCCATCTCCAGCACCTATCAGCCCTAGCACAGCCACAACACCAAAGGCAGCACCTTCCCAACAATCCAAGGCCAACCAAACCATGCCTCTCCATGCTGCTGTTACCTCAAGGGGCCTGTTACCCACTCCTCAAGGGCATTACAACACCAAAGGCAGCACCTTCCCAACACTTGCTAAGCCGCCTTCTACCTCCGACAATGGACCTGTGACGAAGATGCTTCCGCCCCCTCCAAAGAACCTGGAACCACCTGTGGTGACTCTTGATGATCTCTTCAGGAAGACAGAGGCCTCTCCAAGGATCTACTACATGCCGTTATCGGAAGAGGCGGTGTCTGCCAAGCTTGCAGCACGCGGCAAAGGGAAGAAGGAAGTGTAG